The following proteins come from a genomic window of Companilactobacillus pabuli:
- the hisS gene encoding histidine--tRNA ligase has protein sequence MRYQKPKGTMDILPGESSKWQYVESIAADTFNKYRFSEIRTPIFESYDVFERSSGDTSDIVSKEMYDFHDKGDRHIALRPEGTAGVVRAFVENKLYGPEQIKPYKVWYKGPMFRYERPQSGRQRQFHQIGVEAFGSDSPELDAEIISVGLEFLNRLGIKNLKVALNTLGDPESRAAYHKALVDYFTPFKDQLSDDSKVRLEKNPLRILDSKDAGDKKIVANAPSILDYLNEASEQRFEYLKGLLDDLDINYEVDSTMVRGLDYYNHTIFEFMVTDPAFDNKEITVLAGGRYNGLVEELGGPQTPGIGFGLGVERLMLLLKDEDLPIQNGLDVYLVTIGEKAERASVKILSDLRKAGFSADKDYLQRKIKAQFKTANNLNAKYTVTIGDSELENKTANVKNMETTEQVSVSLDNLAEELKKIEG, from the coding sequence ATGCGTTATCAAAAACCAAAGGGGACCATGGATATTTTGCCTGGCGAATCAAGCAAATGGCAATACGTGGAATCTATCGCAGCTGATACATTTAATAAGTATCGTTTTTCAGAAATTAGAACACCAATCTTTGAATCATACGACGTCTTTGAAAGATCATCAGGTGACACATCTGATATTGTTTCTAAAGAAATGTATGATTTTCACGACAAAGGTGACCGACACATTGCTTTAAGACCAGAAGGAACAGCCGGAGTCGTTAGAGCTTTCGTAGAAAATAAACTTTATGGTCCAGAACAAATCAAGCCATACAAAGTTTGGTACAAGGGACCAATGTTTAGATATGAACGCCCTCAATCAGGTCGTCAACGTCAATTCCACCAAATCGGAGTTGAAGCTTTTGGTTCTGATTCACCAGAATTAGACGCTGAAATTATTTCAGTTGGTTTGGAATTCTTGAATCGTTTGGGTATTAAAAATTTGAAGGTTGCTTTGAATACTCTAGGTGATCCAGAATCACGTGCTGCTTATCACAAAGCTTTGGTCGACTATTTCACACCATTTAAAGATCAACTAAGTGATGATTCAAAGGTTCGTTTGGAAAAGAATCCTTTGCGAATTTTGGATAGTAAAGATGCTGGCGATAAGAAAATCGTTGCTAATGCACCTTCAATCTTGGACTACTTGAATGAAGCTTCAGAACAACGTTTTGAGTATCTCAAGGGTCTTTTGGATGACTTGGATATCAATTACGAAGTGGATTCAACAATGGTTCGTGGACTTGATTATTATAACCACACAATTTTTGAATTCATGGTAACTGATCCAGCCTTTGACAATAAAGAAATTACTGTCTTGGCTGGTGGTAGATACAATGGCTTAGTTGAAGAACTAGGTGGACCACAAACCCCTGGTATTGGTTTTGGATTAGGTGTTGAACGTTTAATGCTTCTTCTTAAAGATGAAGATTTACCTATTCAAAATGGTTTGGACGTTTACTTGGTCACTATTGGTGAAAAAGCTGAACGTGCCTCAGTCAAAATTTTATCTGACTTACGTAAAGCTGGATTTAGTGCAGACAAAGATTATCTTCAAAGAAAAATTAAAGCTCAATTCAAGACAGCTAATAATTTGAATGCTAAGTATACTGTAACTATTGGTGACAGTGAATTAGAAAACAAGACTGCTAACGTTAAGAATATGGAAACTACTGAACAAGTTAGTGTTTCATTGGATAACTTAGCCGAAGAATTGAAAAAAATCGAGGGATAA
- a CDS encoding N-acetylmuramoyl-L-alanine amidase produces the protein MKKIKTFFMKNRILLAILLLLALSSWSTVALASANAVVVQSDSVNVRVGPGLSYANMGQVKKGDKLAILDEKNKWYQVRLSGDKIGWVASWLIDNTEVSSATNKVGIVKVPNTTVFKNADANSDVLGTIEQSQKVTIMYQEQDWTQILYSGTAGWVKSSFIQGTDKTSGSTNASDSANSSDNDIKKVTVTQPSTKLRIEPNQNGRVVKTAKVGKQFDYLGKDGKWYKVRDSDGSVGYIASWVVTISGTKSAVKSAATNISEATIVIDPGHGGDDSGAESKKNTYEKNFTLAYAKAIKQQLEKTGARVVLTRSGDDSKSLGQRARLSSKIQADAFISLHFDSSAQANAGSGLTTYYYNKNKDGELADDLNSQLKSLSIGNRGTAQKDLYVLHYNSQPSVLIELGYINSKSDYKYINSAKYKQQVATDVTNGLKEYFK, from the coding sequence ATGAAAAAAATAAAAACTTTTTTTATGAAGAACCGGATTCTTCTTGCCATTTTGTTATTACTCGCCTTGTCTAGTTGGTCGACAGTGGCTTTAGCAAGTGCCAATGCTGTTGTCGTTCAGTCTGACTCCGTCAATGTTCGTGTTGGGCCCGGTCTTTCCTACGCCAATATGGGCCAAGTTAAAAAGGGTGACAAACTAGCCATCCTAGACGAAAAGAATAAATGGTATCAAGTAAGATTATCTGGAGATAAAATTGGCTGGGTCGCCAGCTGGTTGATCGATAACACGGAAGTTAGTTCGGCAACCAATAAAGTTGGAATCGTCAAGGTTCCCAATACGACTGTCTTCAAGAATGCCGATGCCAATAGTGACGTTCTAGGTACAATTGAACAATCGCAAAAAGTCACAATCATGTATCAAGAACAAGACTGGACACAAATCTTGTATAGTGGTACTGCTGGTTGGGTCAAATCAAGCTTTATTCAAGGTACCGATAAGACATCAGGTTCAACTAACGCTTCTGACTCTGCTAATTCATCCGACAACGATATTAAAAAAGTTACCGTTACCCAACCTAGTACCAAGTTAAGGATTGAGCCTAATCAAAATGGTCGTGTTGTAAAGACGGCTAAAGTCGGCAAACAATTTGATTATCTTGGTAAAGATGGTAAATGGTATAAAGTTCGTGATTCCGATGGTTCAGTTGGATACATTGCTAGTTGGGTCGTAACTATTTCCGGTACTAAGAGTGCCGTTAAATCCGCTGCTACTAATATTTCTGAAGCCACGATCGTAATTGATCCTGGACACGGTGGCGATGATTCCGGTGCTGAATCCAAGAAGAATACCTATGAAAAGAACTTTACCCTCGCCTACGCCAAAGCTATCAAGCAACAACTTGAAAAAACTGGTGCACGTGTAGTCTTAACTAGATCAGGCGATGACAGTAAGTCACTTGGTCAAAGAGCTCGTTTGTCTAGTAAGATTCAAGCCGACGCATTTATCAGTTTGCACTTTGACTCCAGTGCCCAAGCAAATGCCGGTTCTGGTTTGACAACTTACTACTACAATAAAAATAAAGATGGCGAATTGGCCGATGACTTAAATAGTCAGCTAAAGAGTCTCTCCATTGGCAACCGTGGTACTGCTCAAAAAGACCTTTACGTCTTGCACTATAACAGTCAACCATCTGTCTTAATCGAACTAGGCTATATCAATTCCAAATCTGATTATAAATACATCAATTCAGCTAAATATAAACAACAAGTTGCGACTGATGTAACTAATGGCTTGAAAGAATACTTTAAATAA
- a CDS encoding MFS transporter, translating to MKSKHNILTLFATSFMSFMQLLDASIVNVAIPSLTKDLHVPMNRAEWIVSVYLIMICMLLLFWGRMADQIGYIKIFQMGTVFFTLGSLICALSPSLYLLLIGRVVQGFGASMSMATNIGIIAMIFPMHQRGRAYGINSIIAQLGNISGPGLGGLILGVLSWHWIFIINIPIGIIVYIYGRFMFPKEKRRSKAIAYDWTGLVTYSIAIATFFISIFMGQDIGFGNRNVWLIFIVSLVFWLFFFYVENHKEEPLINLKIFKISRLTLSLVSALIVFSIGYYANVIMPFYLTNFRSLSTSLTGLIMMAIPFANVIAAPIAGYFTDKYNAASVSIFNLFIYAIPIVFLTLISGKENLVIFTFMLLFLGVGNGGFQNNPMIMGYAPQEYQGIAGSLAALFRNLGMGIGVSIATTSLYSGMSFKAGKQIAYYPTSHPSWFLNGMHFAYLTALGLLILAIVLVYSIHKIDKKEALSKR from the coding sequence ATGAAAAGTAAACATAATATTTTGACACTCTTTGCGACCAGTTTCATGTCGTTCATGCAGTTATTGGATGCTTCAATCGTCAATGTTGCGATTCCTAGCCTGACAAAAGATTTACATGTACCAATGAACCGAGCCGAATGGATCGTGTCAGTTTATTTAATTATGATTTGTATGCTGCTGTTATTTTGGGGAAGAATGGCAGATCAAATCGGATATATTAAGATTTTTCAGATGGGGACAGTATTTTTTACATTAGGTTCATTGATTTGTGCCTTAAGTCCAAGCCTATACTTATTGTTGATAGGACGTGTTGTCCAAGGATTTGGAGCTAGTATGAGTATGGCCACGAATATTGGAATCATTGCGATGATTTTTCCGATGCATCAACGTGGGCGTGCCTATGGAATTAACAGTATTATTGCTCAATTAGGTAATATTTCTGGACCAGGCTTGGGAGGCTTGATTTTAGGAGTTTTATCTTGGCATTGGATTTTTATTATAAATATTCCAATTGGAATTATTGTTTATATTTATGGACGATTCATGTTTCCAAAAGAAAAACGTCGTTCTAAAGCAATTGCTTATGATTGGACTGGTTTAGTCACGTATTCGATAGCAATTGCCACGTTCTTTATTAGTATCTTTATGGGACAAGATATTGGTTTTGGTAATAGGAATGTTTGGTTGATATTTATTGTTAGTTTAGTCTTCTGGTTATTCTTCTTCTATGTTGAAAATCATAAGGAGGAACCATTGATCAATTTGAAGATATTCAAGATATCTCGATTAACTTTAAGTTTAGTGAGTGCTTTGATCGTCTTTTCAATTGGTTATTACGCTAATGTAATTATGCCGTTTTATTTAACTAATTTCCGTTCACTAAGTACTTCATTAACGGGATTGATCATGATGGCAATTCCATTTGCTAACGTGATTGCGGCACCGATTGCAGGTTATTTCACTGATAAATACAATGCAGCTAGTGTTTCAATTTTTAACTTGTTCATCTATGCAATACCAATTGTTTTCTTGACTTTAATATCTGGTAAAGAAAATTTAGTTATCTTTACGTTCATGTTGCTGTTCTTAGGAGTCGGTAATGGTGGCTTTCAAAATAATCCAATGATCATGGGTTATGCACCTCAGGAATATCAAGGAATTGCCGGTAGTTTAGCAGCTTTGTTTAGAAATCTTGGGATGGGTATTGGTGTCAGTATAGCGACAACTAGCTTGTATTCAGGGATGAGTTTTAAAGCTGGCAAACAGATTGCATATTATCCAACAAGTCATCCAAGCTGGTTTTTAAATGGGATGCATTTTGCTTATTTGACAGCCTTAGGCTTGTTGATTTTGGCAATAGTTTTAGTTTATTCAATTCATAAAATAGATAAAAAAGAAGCTCTAAGTAAGAGATAA
- a CDS encoding HAD-IA family hydrolase, which translates to MKSIVWDFDDTIANSYPGIVSATQKSLRENFGISLSKDTIFKESKKTSVRKFVTGLLGDQDDVEQAVKVFYASYYRYEKEYHDKITLIPHVLKELKYCDSKHYIQFIITHRDQSIYDLAKTLGIEHFFKEIISVEDGHKRKPDSEMLNYLIKKYGLNKDDLWVIGDRKIDVDFGQSVGAHTILFNSENVDFEYEHKVSDITEIEQII; encoded by the coding sequence ATGAAAAGTATTGTTTGGGACTTTGATGATACGATTGCTAACAGTTACCCAGGGATCGTCTCGGCGACACAAAAATCCCTGCGCGAAAACTTTGGCATTAGTTTATCAAAGGATACAATTTTTAAAGAATCTAAAAAGACTTCTGTTCGTAAATTTGTAACAGGGTTATTAGGGGATCAAGATGACGTTGAACAGGCAGTCAAAGTTTTTTATGCCTCTTATTATCGTTATGAAAAAGAATACCATGACAAGATAACCTTGATACCGCACGTCTTAAAAGAGTTAAAGTACTGTGATAGTAAGCATTATATCCAATTTATCATTACACATCGTGATCAATCGATTTATGATTTGGCTAAGACGCTTGGTATTGAGCATTTTTTCAAAGAAATTATCAGTGTTGAAGACGGCCATAAGAGAAAACCGGATTCAGAAATGCTGAACTATTTAATTAAGAAGTACGGTTTAAATAAAGACGACTTGTGGGTCATAGGTGACCGAAAAATTGATGTCGACTTTGGACAAAGCGTTGGTGCACATACAATTCTTTTTAATTCTGAAAATGTTGACTTTGAATATGAACATAAGGTTAGCGATATTACTGAGATCGAACAAATTATCTAA
- the dtd gene encoding D-aminoacyl-tRNA deacylase, with the protein MKVVIQRVSEAKVSVDEKTLGQIDQGLCLLIAFADEDTEETLEYMARKIANMRIFSDADDKMNLSIKDVDGKILSISQFTLYADTKHGNRPSFTGAGNFEASSRKYDHFNELLRGYDLTVETGEFGADMQVSLTNDGPVTILMER; encoded by the coding sequence ATGAAAGTAGTAATACAACGAGTATCGGAAGCTAAAGTTTCTGTTGATGAAAAGACACTTGGTCAAATTGATCAAGGTCTTTGTTTGTTAATAGCTTTTGCTGATGAGGATACTGAAGAAACACTCGAGTACATGGCACGGAAGATTGCCAATATGCGCATCTTTTCTGATGCTGATGATAAAATGAATTTATCAATTAAAGATGTCGATGGAAAAATCCTATCTATTTCGCAATTTACTTTGTATGCAGATACGAAGCACGGAAATCGTCCTAGTTTCACTGGAGCCGGCAATTTTGAAGCTTCTAGTCGCAAGTATGATCATTTTAATGAATTGCTAAGAGGATACGATTTAACTGTTGAAACTGGCGAATTTGGAGCTGATATGCAAGTATCACTAACCAATGACGGACCAGTAACTATTTTAATGGAGAGATAA
- a CDS encoding RelA/SpoT family protein codes for MKKNNMDYTPEQVLDICRGYMNDEHVEFVNKAYNFAAYVHKEQKRATGEPYIIHPTQVAQILASLHMDPYTVAAGYLHDVVEDTNVTLGDVKELFGDQVATIVDGVTKISKYKYHSHQELLAENHRKMLLATAKDLRVIMVKLADRLHNMRTLKALRPDKQRRIANETLEIYAPLADRLGISKIKWELEDLSLHYINPQQYYRIVHLMNSKRDQREAYIAEAIDYIKKNVDALGIKYDIYGRPKHIYSIYKKMRDKHKQFSELYDLLAIRIVVDSVKDCYAVLGSIHSKWKPIPGRFKDYIAVPKANGYQSLHTTIIGPGGQPLEVQIRTFEMHRVAEYGVAAHWAYKEGNFEGVHLDDNEQKIDVFREILELQENSDNASDFMKSVKGEIFNDRVYVFTPQGEVIELPKGAVTLDFAYQVHTEVGNHSIGAKINGRMVPLNYQLKNGDIVEMLTNSNSQPSRDWVNVVFTSRARNKIKRYFRTKDREENIVLGREAVENEFKNRSLSSKKYLDKKHLEIAMKIFNFTDTDELFNAVGYGELSPINVVHKLVSEDPDRKKEAEKKELEEQVITDTEETAQPKSDSPKLKKERNNGNNSISVQGIDNLLIRLAKCCNPIPGDKIVGYITKGRGLTIHRADCPNVQSEEAKRRFIDVSWDNVTKEKRYTAELDVYAFNRNGLINEVLQVINSNTNTLNNVIGRLDKEKMAIIHVSIGVNNKEHLDSIISKLKNIPNVYEIKRTVA; via the coding sequence ATGAAAAAAAATAATATGGACTATACGCCAGAACAGGTACTAGATATTTGTCGCGGCTATATGAATGATGAACACGTGGAGTTTGTGAATAAAGCTTATAATTTTGCGGCTTACGTACATAAAGAACAAAAGCGCGCTACGGGTGAGCCTTATATAATTCATCCTACACAAGTAGCCCAAATTTTGGCCTCGTTACATATGGACCCATACACGGTTGCTGCCGGTTATTTGCATGACGTGGTTGAAGATACCAACGTTACTTTAGGGGACGTCAAAGAATTATTTGGTGACCAAGTAGCAACGATTGTTGATGGCGTCACAAAAATCAGTAAGTACAAATACCATTCACATCAGGAATTATTAGCTGAAAATCACCGTAAAATGTTGTTAGCAACTGCTAAAGATTTACGTGTCATCATGGTCAAATTGGCTGATAGATTGCACAATATGAGAACTCTAAAGGCCTTACGTCCAGATAAGCAACGTCGAATTGCCAATGAAACTTTGGAAATCTATGCACCATTAGCTGACCGTTTAGGTATCAGTAAGATCAAGTGGGAACTAGAAGACCTTTCATTGCATTACATCAACCCACAACAGTATTACCGGATTGTTCATTTGATGAATAGTAAACGTGATCAGCGTGAAGCTTACATTGCCGAGGCTATCGATTACATCAAGAAAAATGTCGATGCTTTAGGAATCAAATACGACATTTACGGTCGTCCAAAGCATATTTATTCAATTTATAAGAAAATGCGTGACAAACATAAGCAATTTTCCGAATTGTACGATTTGCTGGCCATCCGAATCGTGGTTGACTCTGTCAAAGACTGTTACGCTGTTCTTGGTTCAATTCACTCTAAGTGGAAGCCAATTCCTGGTCGTTTCAAAGATTACATTGCGGTACCAAAGGCTAACGGCTATCAATCATTACATACGACTATCATCGGACCTGGTGGTCAACCACTAGAAGTTCAGATTAGAACTTTTGAGATGCATCGAGTTGCTGAATATGGTGTTGCTGCTCATTGGGCTTATAAGGAAGGTAATTTCGAGGGAGTTCACTTAGATGACAATGAACAAAAAATTGATGTCTTTCGTGAAATTTTGGAATTACAGGAAAACTCTGACAACGCTTCTGATTTCATGAAATCTGTCAAAGGTGAAATTTTCAATGATCGTGTCTATGTCTTTACCCCTCAAGGAGAAGTTATCGAATTGCCAAAGGGTGCCGTGACACTAGATTTTGCTTACCAAGTCCACACAGAAGTCGGTAACCACTCAATCGGTGCCAAAATCAATGGCAGAATGGTGCCTTTGAATTATCAACTAAAGAATGGCGATATCGTCGAAATGTTGACGAACTCTAATTCTCAACCAAGTCGTGACTGGGTCAACGTTGTCTTCACATCTAGAGCTAGAAATAAAATCAAGCGTTACTTTAGAACAAAAGATCGTGAAGAGAACATCGTTTTAGGTCGTGAAGCGGTTGAAAACGAATTTAAGAATCGTTCATTATCGAGTAAAAAATATCTTGATAAGAAGCATCTAGAAATTGCCATGAAGATTTTTAACTTTACGGATACAGATGAATTGTTCAATGCGGTCGGTTATGGGGAACTTTCGCCAATCAACGTGGTTCACAAGTTAGTTAGTGAAGATCCTGATCGCAAAAAAGAAGCTGAGAAAAAAGAGCTTGAAGAACAGGTCATTACTGATACTGAAGAAACTGCACAGCCTAAATCTGATAGTCCTAAGTTAAAGAAGGAACGTAATAACGGCAACAATAGTATTTCTGTTCAAGGAATTGATAACTTATTGATTCGTTTAGCAAAATGCTGCAACCCAATTCCTGGAGACAAGATTGTCGGATATATTACTAAAGGTCGTGGTTTAACAATTCATCGGGCTGATTGTCCTAATGTTCAGAGTGAAGAAGCTAAGCGTCGTTTTATCGATGTCAGCTGGGATAATGTCACTAAGGAAAAACGCTATACAGCAGAATTGGACGTTTATGCTTTCAACCGGAATGGTTTGATCAATGAAGTTTTACAAGTAATTAATTCGAATACAAATACTTTAAACAATGTTATCGGTCGTTTGGATAAAGAAAAGATGGCTATCATTCACGTAAGTATTGGTGTTAATAATAAGGAACATTTGGATAGCATTATTTCTAAATTGAAGAATATTCCTAACGTATATGAAATAAAGAGGACGGTAGCTTAG
- a CDS encoding RsmE family RNA methyltransferase has translation MEQYFVKQEITTNNLIIDDQEIFRHAIKVLRHNTGDVIYLVDPSEKLFEATIAKVDTEEKQFQVDLKLLDWTSTELPIDVTIACSLSKKDKIEWITQKSTELGAKTIIFFSSKYSIMNWKKNVIEKKVSRLQEIAKNAAQQSKRRVIPEVIYLNSLKDLVDYKKETNLVAYEESAKQGEMSLLAQTLTQNPKSILCAFGPEGGFAPDEIDYLNQNDFLSVGLGPRIMRAETAPMYFLSVLSYKYELTVK, from the coding sequence ATGGAGCAATACTTCGTTAAACAAGAAATTACTACTAATAATTTAATAATTGATGACCAAGAAATATTTCGTCATGCTATCAAAGTTTTACGTCACAATACAGGTGATGTGATTTATTTGGTCGATCCGAGTGAAAAGTTGTTTGAAGCAACGATTGCAAAAGTTGATACTGAAGAAAAACAATTCCAAGTTGACTTGAAACTGTTGGATTGGACAAGTACAGAGTTACCAATTGACGTAACCATTGCTTGTTCGTTGTCTAAGAAGGATAAAATCGAATGGATCACACAAAAATCAACTGAATTAGGTGCTAAAACGATTATTTTCTTCTCATCTAAGTATTCAATTATGAATTGGAAGAAAAACGTCATTGAAAAGAAGGTTTCTCGTCTGCAAGAAATCGCTAAAAATGCAGCCCAACAGTCAAAACGCCGGGTGATTCCAGAAGTCATCTATTTAAATTCTTTGAAGGATTTAGTTGATTACAAGAAAGAAACCAATTTAGTAGCTTATGAAGAATCTGCTAAACAAGGTGAAATGAGTCTTTTGGCTCAGACTTTAACTCAAAATCCTAAGTCGATTTTGTGTGCTTTTGGACCTGAAGGTGGTTTTGCACCAGATGAAATCGATTATTTGAATCAAAATGATTTTTTGTCTGTCGGTTTAGGACCAAGAATCATGCGAGCCGAAACAGCCCCCATGTACTTCTTATCAGTGCTATCATATAAGTATGAATTAACGGTAAAATGA
- the prmA gene encoding 50S ribosomal protein L11 methyltransferase, giving the protein MIWKKVTVAIPNDFDPEIISDVFMRVGANGTEMVDDEDQSIKTKINSYFDENNYNEAILNNLKTQLKKLPEFGFDITGVEVSVSELDDSSWENEWKQYYHPVKISRYLTVVPNWVDYQPSHSDEHIVVMDPGKSFGTGTHPTTYSCMQALELILGDAKSLYDVGTGSGILSIQARQLGVKDIKAFDLDPEAVLAAKENIKLNPGCEDIEVFENSLLDGVDGKVDVIVANILADVIQQFIPDIDRHLNKNGFVVLSGIINEKEALITKQMEEIGFVVLEAFHLKGWSTLICRRKEEFEAEDGAILR; this is encoded by the coding sequence ATGATTTGGAAAAAAGTAACAGTCGCTATTCCTAATGATTTCGATCCTGAAATTATTTCGGATGTATTTATGCGTGTCGGTGCCAATGGTACTGAAATGGTCGATGATGAAGACCAATCAATCAAAACAAAGATCAATTCTTATTTTGATGAAAACAATTATAATGAAGCAATTTTAAATAATTTGAAGACTCAATTAAAAAAATTACCTGAATTTGGCTTTGATATTACTGGTGTAGAAGTTTCAGTCAGTGAACTTGACGACAGCAGTTGGGAAAATGAATGGAAACAATACTATCATCCAGTGAAAATCAGTCGTTATTTGACGGTTGTTCCTAATTGGGTCGACTATCAACCAAGTCATTCAGATGAACACATTGTTGTAATGGATCCGGGTAAGTCTTTTGGTACGGGAACTCATCCAACAACGTATTCTTGTATGCAAGCTTTGGAATTGATTCTAGGCGATGCAAAGTCCTTGTATGATGTTGGTACTGGTTCTGGAATCCTTTCTATTCAAGCTCGTCAATTGGGCGTTAAAGACATAAAAGCTTTTGACCTTGACCCTGAAGCTGTTTTAGCTGCTAAAGAGAATATTAAGTTGAATCCAGGCTGTGAAGATATCGAAGTATTTGAGAATTCACTTCTAGATGGAGTCGATGGTAAAGTTGACGTTATCGTAGCGAATATTTTAGCTGATGTGATTCAACAATTTATTCCAGACATTGACCGTCATCTAAATAAGAACGGTTTTGTCGTCTTATCTGGTATCATTAATGAAAAGGAAGCGTTGATCACTAAACAAATGGAAGAGATTGGCTTTGTTGTCTTAGAAGCTTTCCATTTGAAAGGCTGGTCAACCTTAATTTGTAGAAGAAAAGAAGAGTTCGAGGCAGAAGATGGAGCAATACTTCGTTAA
- a CDS encoding aminoacyl-tRNA deacylase — protein sequence MSKKKKIQKTLVEKILDKEKVTYEPMTFETEADGDTQELVTDKNSRDGYKIYKTLVLTGNKTGPLVGMLPLDKHLSYKKLAKISGNKKVGMVPLKDLVKTSGFEHGANSPVGIHSLHNYPIYFSKEADEAEKIIVSAGKIGQSLLIEPHELAKVVNASFGDFAVDNPE from the coding sequence ATGAGCAAAAAAAAGAAAATTCAAAAAACGTTAGTCGAAAAAATTCTCGATAAGGAAAAAGTAACTTATGAACCTATGACTTTTGAAACAGAAGCTGATGGTGATACCCAAGAATTAGTTACTGACAAAAATTCTCGTGATGGCTACAAAATTTATAAAACGCTTGTATTGACTGGTAATAAGACTGGTCCTTTAGTTGGTATGTTGCCTTTAGATAAACATTTGAGCTACAAGAAACTAGCCAAAATCTCCGGTAATAAAAAGGTCGGTATGGTTCCATTAAAAGATCTAGTCAAAACTAGTGGCTTTGAACATGGTGCTAATAGTCCAGTTGGAATCCATTCACTACACAATTATCCAATTTACTTTTCAAAAGAAGCTGATGAGGCTGAAAAGATTATCGTTTCAGCGGGTAAAATCGGACAATCTTTATTGATTGAACCACATGAATTAGCTAAAGTTGTTAATGCATCGTTTGGTGACTTTGCAGTTGATAATCCAGAGTAA
- a CDS encoding M20/M25/M40 family metallo-hydrolase, with amino-acid sequence MDKAQRLSILDDLIKLQTVNGDEEKVANYLKELLDKHGIETELNKYDDNRFNLIANIKKGDGPILGLTGHADVVSTVNDDEWNYGPFNPKHIDGKIFGRGSSDMKGGLAGMAITMIELNEDPDFTGNLRFLVTVGEEIGELGATKLAKEGYVNDVKAIVVGEPSNSTSRLAMEQLIHAGLIELNGQKPETRMAAFCAHKGSVTYKVISRGRAAHSSMPEMGINALDNLVTYFNKQKEYFTDLVKFEDDVLGSTKPSVTVMNGGNQENTIPDYAELTAKIRTIPEYTNDKVIADIKDLIDKLNQADPRMKLELKVLSSNLPVKTELDSDFIKLVKASYKDVLGVNIVAVGAPGGTDASQFVEANPDLDVVVAGPGNESAHQVNEFVFEDDYLKYIDIYKTMARRFFA; translated from the coding sequence ATGGACAAAGCACAAAGACTCAGTATTTTAGATGATTTAATCAAATTGCAAACTGTAAATGGTGATGAGGAAAAAGTAGCCAACTATCTAAAAGAACTTTTAGACAAACATGGTATTGAAACTGAATTGAACAAATATGACGACAATCGTTTCAATTTGATTGCTAACATCAAAAAAGGCGACGGCCCAATCCTAGGTTTGACCGGTCACGCTGACGTTGTTTCAACTGTAAACGATGATGAATGGAATTATGGTCCATTTAATCCCAAACATATCGATGGCAAAATTTTCGGTCGTGGTTCATCTGATATGAAAGGTGGACTAGCCGGTATGGCCATAACCATGATCGAATTAAATGAAGATCCTGATTTTACTGGCAATCTACGTTTCCTAGTCACAGTTGGTGAAGAAATCGGTGAACTAGGCGCTACTAAATTAGCTAAGGAAGGTTACGTCAATGATGTTAAAGCTATCGTTGTCGGTGAGCCAAGTAATTCTACTTCTCGTTTAGCTATGGAGCAATTGATTCATGCTGGTTTGATCGAACTTAATGGTCAAAAACCAGAAACACGTATGGCAGCTTTTTGTGCCCACAAAGGTTCAGTAACTTACAAAGTGATTTCTCGCGGTCGTGCAGCTCATAGCTCAATGCCAGAAATGGGAATCAACGCTTTAGACAACTTAGTTACTTACTTCAATAAACAAAAAGAATACTTCACAGATTTAGTTAAATTTGAAGACGATGTTTTAGGTTCCACAAAGCCTTCAGTTACGGTTATGAACGGTGGTAATCAAGAAAATACCATCCCTGACTATGCTGAATTGACTGCTAAAATTAGAACAATCCCTGAATACACAAATGATAAAGTGATTGCTGATATCAAAGACTTGATTGACAAATTAAATCAAGCTGACCCAAGAATGAAATTGGAACTCAAAGTTTTGAGCAGTAACTTGCCTGTCAAAACAGAACTCGATTCCGACTTTATTAAATTAGTTAAAGCCAGTTACAAAGATGTTCTCGGTGTAAACATTGTAGCTGTCGGTGCCCCTGGTGGTACAGATGCTTCACAATTTGTTGAAGCTAATCCTGATTTGGACGTTGTAGTCGCTGGCCCTGGTAATGAAAGTGCTCATCAAGTTAACGAATTTGTCTTCGAAGACGACTACTTGAAGTACATTGATATTTATAAGACTATGGCTCGTCGTTTTTTTGCATAA